A single window of Watersipora subatra chromosome 9, tzWatSuba1.1, whole genome shotgun sequence DNA harbors:
- the LOC137403672 gene encoding uncharacterized protein has translation MMTNQHNSTSKKFLYSDGKKTQEEEITFHSKGYHPLGESQKLIDLEKVWSVKDLILDSGLKPVSAELRANASTSYYSRHGQYKSTKETEKSAPSGSSPATWNSKNELNNRKTDNSNSSNPFDF, from the exons GTACAAGCAAGAAGTTTCTGTATTCTGATGGCAAGAAAACGCAAGAAGAGGAAATAACATTTCACTCAAAGGGTTATCACCCACTCGGAGAGTCCCAGAAAT TAATAGACTTGGAGAAGGTTTGGAGTGTCAAGGATCTGATACTTGACAGCGGACTCAAGCCTGTGTCAGCAGAACTTAGAGCTAACGCCAGCACCAGCTACTACTCCCGACATGGCCAATACAAGAGCACAAAAGAGACAG aaaAGTCAGCCCCATCTGGATCTTCGCCAGCCACGTGGAACAGCAAGAATGAGTTGAACAATAGAAAGACCGACAATAGTAATTCTAGCAACCCTTTTGATTTCTAG